The following nucleotide sequence is from Mucilaginibacter sp. cycad4.
GAAAGTAAAAACCCTTTATTTTGATATTGATATTGCAGGTAAAGAATACCTTGACGTATTGAACAAATACAATGAAACTAACCTGCGTTCGAGCATTTCAATAAAACTGGTCCAGGTTGAGATGGCCCAGCCGGATGTGGCCCAACCTTCAAAAAAAATGCTGCTTATTATATTAAGCGGTATTGGCAGTTTGTTTGCCTGTATTTTCTGGTTGTTTATACTGTTTTACATCGATGATACCATTAAAAGCCCTACCGAACTGGTTAATAAGACCCAGCTACCGTTATTAGGCTATCTAAACAAGATCAGCGGTGAAAATCTCGATCTGCGCAAACTCTGGGATGTTGAGCACCGTGAAAAAATGAAAACCTTTAAAGAACTGCTGCGTTCTATACGGTTTGAAATTGACCAGGAATTAAAAGGGGAAAAAATTTTAGCTATAACAAGCATTGAACCCACCGAAGGTAAAACCCTGCTGGCTATAAGCCTGGCATACTCTTACTCCATGATCAACAAAAGGGTGCTGCTAATTGACGGTAACTTCAATAACGCTACGATCAGTAATACTGCTAAGCCACAAGTATACCTTGAAGATTATTTTAAAAACAGCCAGTTTGGCCAGCCTGAGCTCAGCAGCTCAAACACTACCGTTTTAGGCAACCGCGGAGGTGACGTAACCCTGCTTGAAATTGGCAGCGAAGCCTTTGTTAAGAGTAAATTTGACGAGCTGCGGACTAAATACGATATAGTGATCATTGATACCGCCCCGCTTACCGCACTTAATAAATCCAAAGAATGGTTATTATTTGCAAATAAAACAATAGCGGTATTTGAAGCCAACAGGAAAATAAACAATATTCAGAAACAGCACCTAACCTATTTAAAAGGGCTCGAAAACAGGTTTGCCGGCTGGGTGCTCAATAAAACCGAATACAATCAGAAAAAAGAAAAAGGCTTTAGTTAAACGGGGCGCATAACACCCGTTCATATATTAATACTACTTAAAATGAGAATTGACCCTCCCAAACCACAAAAGGATCCGTTTGAAGATTTAAGTCCGCTTCAAAAAAAAACACGCAAAGCGGCTATAGTATTTGCATTTATCGGGGTGTTTGTGTGGGCTGTAAAGATCTTGTTCCTGTAAATTTATAAAAGAGTTACTACTTCATGCGCGTTGAACCAACAGGTAATACTGAAATTAAGCAAAGCTTTTGGAAAAATCTTCTGATTCAAAAGTTTTCGCATCCGTTTGCCTTGTTTTTTCTGCTGATTATCTCGCTTGTTATAAGTTTTTTAACCTATAAACTTGGATTTATAGGTGTGGGTGCTGTTTTAGCAATAACTATAGGTTTACCTATTGTGTTTTCCATTACCGTTTATCCCGAATTTGGGATTTGCGCACTGATCACAGGTGCATTTTTTATCAATTACATTGCCGAATTTTTACCCAGCGGAGTACCTATCGGTACGCTAATGGACGTAACCACCTACCTGCTTATCCTTGGTTTTTTCATCAAACAGCGTACCGAACAAAACTGGACCTATTTTAAAAATCCAATCAGCTACATGATACTTGTGTGGCTTAGTTACAATATGCTTGAGTTTGTAAACCCTTCGGCCGCATCACGACTGGCCTGGATTTATACTGTGCGTACCATAGGCTTCATTATGCTTATGTATTTTGTTTTTGTTTACCAGATCCGCACGGTAAAGTTTATTAAAACGCTTTTAAAGCTTTGGTTGTTTCTGGATATACTGGCGGGGATTTCTGCTTTTCAACAAGAAAACATCGGCTTTTTTCCATTCGAGCGCCGATCCCTGTATTCCGATCCGATCCGTGTAAGTTTGTTATTCATCAACGGGCATATGCGTAAATTTGCGATCTTTTCTGATCCTGTTACATTTTCATACAACATGGTTATAGGCGCATTGCTCTGTATTGTGCTTATCATGGGCAATTTACCTGTCAAACGCAAAGTATTACTCGGCTTTATTGCTGCTTTCTTTTTATATGTTATGCTCTATTCCGGTACACGGGCTGCCTATGTATTGGTACCTGGGGCGCTTTCTATGCTGGCCGTTTTGAACTTTAACAAGCGGGTTTTAATTTTCACGCTTGTGGCAGGAGGCCTGCTTGGCATATTGATAGTAATGCCAACCTCTAACCCATTGATCAAGCGGTTTCAAACAGCGTTCAACCCCACCGATGATGCATCTTATAACGTTCGTGCCGAAAATCAAAGAAAGATCAAACCCTTTATTCTTTCCCATCCTATTG
It contains:
- a CDS encoding O-antigen ligase family protein is translated as MRVEPTGNTEIKQSFWKNLLIQKFSHPFALFFLLIISLVISFLTYKLGFIGVGAVLAITIGLPIVFSITVYPEFGICALITGAFFINYIAEFLPSGVPIGTLMDVTTYLLILGFFIKQRTEQNWTYFKNPISYMILVWLSYNMLEFVNPSAASRLAWIYTVRTIGFIMLMYFVFVYQIRTVKFIKTLLKLWLFLDILAGISAFQQENIGFFPFERRSLYSDPIRVSLLFINGHMRKFAIFSDPVTFSYNMVIGALLCIVLIMGNLPVKRKVLLGFIAAFFLYVMLYSGTRAAYVLVPGALSMLAVLNFNKRVLIFTLVAGGLLGILIVMPTSNPLIKRFQTAFNPTDDASYNVRAENQRKIKPFILSHPIGGGLGSVGVWGRKFSPNSMLAKFPPDSGYVRVAVEMGWIGLILFCTLFFVVLKTGINFYFSIKNPELKNYCLAMLLILFAFNIGNFPQQAIIQYPSNILFYLAISILVVCKRLDDQKQEQLKKIIVQGQY